The Trichomycterus rosablanca isolate fTriRos1 chromosome 22, fTriRos1.hap1, whole genome shotgun sequence genome has a window encoding:
- the LOC134336240 gene encoding dexamethasone-induced Ras-related protein 1-like, protein MIKKMSPSENDFDIPAKNCHRMVVLGSTKVGKTAIISRFLNERFDDQYTPTIEDFHRKFYSIRGDVYQLDILDTSGNHPFPAMRRLSILTGDVFILVFSLDNRASFHEVQRLKRQIFETKSCLKTKTKEDTEVPLVICGNKCDREFTREVSDEEIERLVAGDERCAYFEVSAKRNTNIDVMFHALFSMAKLPDEMSPDRHRKISLQCGDVLHRKSLRNRKFKEGGNAYGIVAPFARRPSVHSDLIYIKEKALNQGSKDRCVIC, encoded by the exons ATGATTAAGAAAATGTCCCCGTCCGAGAACGACTTTGACATCCCGGCTAAGAACTGCCACCGCATGGTCGTGCTCGGCTCGACCAAGGTGGGCAAGACTGCCATCATCTCCCGCTTTCTGAACGAGCGCTTCGATGATCAGTACACGCCCACCATCGAGGACTTTCACCGCAAGTTCTACAGCATCCGTGGGGACGTGTACCAGCTGGACATCCTGGACACGTCCGGCAATCATCCCTTCCCTGCCATGAGGAGGCTGTCCATTCTGACAG GTGATGTCTTCATCCTGGTGTTCAGTTTGGACAACCGTGCCTCCTTCCACGAGGTGCAGCGCCTCAAGAGGCAGATCTTCGAGACCAAGTCATGCCTCAAGACCAAAACAAAAGAGGACACAGAAGTGCCGCTGGTCATCTGCGGCAACAAGTGCGACCGTGAGTTCACCCGAGAGGTTTCCGACGAGGAGATCGAGCGCCTGGTGGCGGGAGACGAGCGCTGCGCCTACTTCGAGGTATCGGCCAAGCGCAACACCAACATTGATGTCATGTTCCACGCGCTCTTCTCCATGGCAAAGCTTCCTGACGAGATGAGTCCAGACAGGCACCGCAAGATTTCCCTGCAGTGCGGGGACGTGCTGCACCGCAAGTCCCTGCGCAATCGAAAGTTCAAGGAGGGAGGCAACGCGTACGGCATAGTCGCGCCCTTCGCAAGACGGCCGAGTGTGCACAGCGACCTGATTTACATTAAAGAGAAAGCGTTAAATCAGGGGAGCAAGGATCGCTGTGTTATTTGCTGA